The Myroides phaeus DNA segment ATAAATGCCCGAAGGCTGCGTGAATATTCCGCTTTACCATTTAAGCTATATTGCCTTTTGACAATAATAGGATTCGAACCTACATCTTGAATATGGAAACGAGCATTGCCCGTTTGTTCTAAGTCCACAAGCAGTATAAGGTAAACTATTGTCCCTCACTTCCGTGCTATTCAGAAACACTTCCAAGGCTTGCGTCTTTCGAACAGTACAAAGATGCGCATTTATATGCGCAATAGACTTGCGCAGATTAAAAAAAGTTTAAAAATATTCACTAACATTTGTTTTACAACACTTTACAAACAATACCTTTTTAAACAAAAAACAACTACGCAAATCCTTTGCGTACATAATAAGTTTTTGTGTACTTTTATCTCCTATTATTTATCGACAAAAGGAATGGCTACAAATAAATTGGCATTATTACGCTACAAAATCATTGACGAATGCTTACAAAATAGGTTTAGAAAATGGACATTAGATGACTTGATTGAAAAAGTCTCTGATGCGTTATATGAATTTGAAGGAATAGATAGTGGTGTTAGTAAACGTACCATTCAACTGGATATTCAAACGATGCGTAGTGATAGCTTAGGATATAATGCTCCTATTGTTGTTGTAGACCGAAAGTACTATACTTACGAAGATCCTGATTTTAGCATTAAAAATTCTCCTATTAACGATACTGATATGGAGAAACTAAAAGAGGTAGTCAATATTTTAAAACACCTCAACGGTTTTAGTCAAGTGGATGAGATGAGTGAGATGATTGCTAAACTTGATAATAGCTTGCTTAAGCGTAGTTCTAAAGCTCCTGACTATATACAGATGGAAAACAATAATCGCTTAAAGGGGATTCAATTTATCAATCCTTTGTATGAGGCGATAAAAAGTAAACAGCCCATTTTGATTGAATACAAATCTTTCAAATCGCAACAAGCAAGTAAAGAAATATACCATCCATATTTATTAAAAGAATATAGAAATCGCTGGTTCTTGATCACAAGAAATAATAAGTTACCTCATTTACTCACGCTGGCTTTGGACAGAATTGTAAATATACACACCTTAGCAAATGAACCTTTTAAACAATATGAGGGCATTGACTTCAACCGTTATTTTGAGGATACAATAGGCGTTACTAAAACTGAAAAAGACAGAGCAAAAAAAGTTATTCTTTGGATTGATGCCAATAATGCTCCTTATGTAAAGACAAAACCTATTCACCCTTCACAACAGGTGATTTCCGAAACGAAA contains these protein-coding regions:
- a CDS encoding helix-turn-helix transcriptional regulator, which gives rise to MATNKLALLRYKIIDECLQNRFRKWTLDDLIEKVSDALYEFEGIDSGVSKRTIQLDIQTMRSDSLGYNAPIVVVDRKYYTYEDPDFSIKNSPINDTDMEKLKEVVNILKHLNGFSQVDEMSEMIAKLDNSLLKRSSKAPDYIQMENNNRLKGIQFINPLYEAIKSKQPILIEYKSFKSQQASKEIYHPYLLKEYRNRWFLITRNNKLPHLLTLALDRIVNIHTLANEPFKQYEGIDFNRYFEDTIGVTKTEKDRAKKVILWIDANNAPYVKTKPIHPSQQVISETKEGTTFRLDVVLNFELEREILGFGENMIVLEPKELKKRIGKRLSKMIENYNITPKND